A stretch of the Vigna radiata var. radiata cultivar VC1973A chromosome 7, Vradiata_ver6, whole genome shotgun sequence genome encodes the following:
- the LOC106766427 gene encoding piriformospora indica-insensitive protein 2-like isoform X1 yields MAMRFLSWKCHFVLCFLFLILCCHCKGKDSSLTTMKKKEKEVIYSVIQVFVGKWWNGSYLYPDPCGWTPIQGVSCEQYDDGFWYVTTVNFGPVFDNSHMCSRDAKFPQQLFNLKHLKVLSLSSCFLSPTKNPVKLPLSNWEKFSHSLESLTLRSNPGLVGTIPSAIGSLRKLQSLVLLENGLIGKLPPSISNLVRLRQLVLARNYLVGEVPANYGGLSELLIFDASRNNLSGVLPSTLGSLDSLLKLDLSNNMLEGKLPKQLGRLKNLTLLDISHNKLRGGLAETLKELAFIKHLVLSNNPLGGDLSGVKWENFLNTETLDLSNIGLEGRVPESMEKMKRLRFLDLSNNYLSGNVSRSLENLTCLGTLHVNGNNLTGRLDFSERFYMKMGMRFAAWNNANLCYIVKSNHQVPYGVKPCVQNITISEGFSTVKITEGNHEDSSVVASLGGSGFYGLWWVFTVNSVLNVFLWNMLS; encoded by the exons ATGGCTATGAGATTTTTATCATGGAAGTGCCACTttgttctttgttttctgtTCCTCATTTTGTGTTGTCATTGTAAGGGAAAAGACTCTTCATTGACAAcaatgaagaaaaaagagaaggagGTCATATACTCTGTTATTCAAGTGTTTGTGGGAAAGTGGTGGAATGGTTCATATCTTTATCCAGATCCTTGTGGATGGACTCCTATACAG GGAGTTTCCTGTGAGCAATATGACGATGGCTTCTGGTATGTGACTACTGTAAACTTTGGACCAGTTTTTGACAACTCTCACATGTGCAGCCGTGATGCCAAATTCCCTCAACAACTGTTCAATCTGAAGCACCTAAAAGTTCTCTCACTGTCAAGTTGCTTCCTTTCCCCTACAAAAAATCCTGTTAAGCTCCCTCTTTCAAACTGGGAAAAGTTCTCACACAGTTTGGAATCTTTAACACTTAGATCAAACCCTGGTCTTGTTGGAACCATTCCATCAGCAATAGGCAGCCTAAGGAAGCTTCAATCTCTGGTACTGCTGGAAAATGGACTAATAGGTAAACTACCGCCAAGTATTAGTAATTTGGTCAGGTTGAGGCAACTAGTCCTTGCAAGAAACTATTTGGTGGGTGAGGTTCCAGCCAACTATGGGGGGCTTTCTGAGCTTTTAATATTTGATGCAAGCAGGAACAATCTATCAGGAGTTTTGCCATCAACACTTGGATCTTTGGATTCACTTCTAAAGCTTGATTTGAGTAACAACATGCTTGAGGGGAAGTTGCCAAAGCAGCTGGGAAGGCTAAAGAATCTTACTTTACTTGATATCAGCCATAACAAACTCAGAGGTGGATTGGCTGAGACTCTCAAAGAACTTGCTTTCATAAAGCATCTAGTTTTGTCCAACAACCCTTTAGGGGGTGATCTCTCAGGAGTCAAGTGGGAAAATTTCCTAAACACAGAAACATTAGATCTTTCTAACATAGGTTTGGAAGGGCGTGTCCCAGAGTCcatggaaaaaatgaaaaggctTAGATTTCTGGACCTCAGCAACAATTATCTCTCTGGAAACGTTTCAAGAAGTTTGGAAAATCTGACATGTCTTGGAACTCTTCATGTAAATGGAAACAACTTGACTGGGAGACTTGACTTCTCAGAGAGGTTTTACATGAAAATGGGAATGCGCTTTGCTGCATGGAATAATGCAAATCTATGTTACATTGTCAAATCAAACCACCAAGTGCCTTATGGAGTAAAACCTTGTGTGCAGAACATTACTATATCTGAAGGGTTTTCAACTGTCAAAATAACTGAAGGGAATCACGAAGATTCCTCTGTAGTGGCCTCTTTGGGAGGCTCAGGTTTTTATGGACTTTGGTGGGTTTTCACTGTAAATTCAGTTCTTAATGTTTTCCTGTGGAACATGTTATCTTAG
- the LOC106766426 gene encoding mavicyanin-like, which yields MAVSFKASYPLFLCLILFYGVNCAEFEVGGHGGWVVPKTKDDAQMFNQWASQNRFRIDDNLLFKYEKDSVMEVTEEEYEKCVSPHPLFFSNNGDTVFKFDRPGLFYFISGVRGHCDRGQKMIIKVLDIEASPSPQYANGTAPKPHSKSGVAELTPMRIMTESTVFVMSTFFLQLYV from the exons ATGGCTGTTTCCTTCAAAGCCTCATACCCACTTTTCCTTTGCTTGATTCTTTTCTATGGCGTCAATTGCGCTGAGTTTGAAGTTGGAGGCCATGGAGGTTGGGTTGTCCCAAAGACAAAGGATGATGCTCAAATGTTCAATCAATGGGCATCCCAAAACAGATTCAGGATTGATGACAATCTTC TTTTCAAGTACGAGAAAGACTCAGTTATGGAGGTGACtgaagaagaatatgaaaaatgtgTATCACCTCATCCCCTCTTTTTCTCCAACAATGGTGACACTGTGTTCAAGTTTGACAGACCAGGCTTGTTCTACTTCATCAGTGGTGTTCGTGGTCACTGTGACAGAGGGCAGAAGATGATCATCAAGGTCTTGGATATTGAAGCAAGTCCCTCACCCCAATATGCAAATGGCACTGCACCAAAGCCACATTCAAAAAGTGGAGTTGCTGAACTTACTCCTATGAGGATCATGACAGAGTCCACAGTTTTTGTTATGTCAACCTTCTTCCTTCAGCTTTATGTTTGA
- the LOC106766427 gene encoding piriformospora indica-insensitive protein 2-like isoform X2 produces MNEKGKDSSLTTMKKKEKEVIYSVIQVFVGKWWNGSYLYPDPCGWTPIQGVSCEQYDDGFWYVTTVNFGPVFDNSHMCSRDAKFPQQLFNLKHLKVLSLSSCFLSPTKNPVKLPLSNWEKFSHSLESLTLRSNPGLVGTIPSAIGSLRKLQSLVLLENGLIGKLPPSISNLVRLRQLVLARNYLVGEVPANYGGLSELLIFDASRNNLSGVLPSTLGSLDSLLKLDLSNNMLEGKLPKQLGRLKNLTLLDISHNKLRGGLAETLKELAFIKHLVLSNNPLGGDLSGVKWENFLNTETLDLSNIGLEGRVPESMEKMKRLRFLDLSNNYLSGNVSRSLENLTCLGTLHVNGNNLTGRLDFSERFYMKMGMRFAAWNNANLCYIVKSNHQVPYGVKPCVQNITISEGFSTVKITEGNHEDSSVVASLGGSGFYGLWWVFTVNSVLNVFLWNMLS; encoded by the exons ATGAATGAGAAG GGAAAAGACTCTTCATTGACAAcaatgaagaaaaaagagaaggagGTCATATACTCTGTTATTCAAGTGTTTGTGGGAAAGTGGTGGAATGGTTCATATCTTTATCCAGATCCTTGTGGATGGACTCCTATACAG GGAGTTTCCTGTGAGCAATATGACGATGGCTTCTGGTATGTGACTACTGTAAACTTTGGACCAGTTTTTGACAACTCTCACATGTGCAGCCGTGATGCCAAATTCCCTCAACAACTGTTCAATCTGAAGCACCTAAAAGTTCTCTCACTGTCAAGTTGCTTCCTTTCCCCTACAAAAAATCCTGTTAAGCTCCCTCTTTCAAACTGGGAAAAGTTCTCACACAGTTTGGAATCTTTAACACTTAGATCAAACCCTGGTCTTGTTGGAACCATTCCATCAGCAATAGGCAGCCTAAGGAAGCTTCAATCTCTGGTACTGCTGGAAAATGGACTAATAGGTAAACTACCGCCAAGTATTAGTAATTTGGTCAGGTTGAGGCAACTAGTCCTTGCAAGAAACTATTTGGTGGGTGAGGTTCCAGCCAACTATGGGGGGCTTTCTGAGCTTTTAATATTTGATGCAAGCAGGAACAATCTATCAGGAGTTTTGCCATCAACACTTGGATCTTTGGATTCACTTCTAAAGCTTGATTTGAGTAACAACATGCTTGAGGGGAAGTTGCCAAAGCAGCTGGGAAGGCTAAAGAATCTTACTTTACTTGATATCAGCCATAACAAACTCAGAGGTGGATTGGCTGAGACTCTCAAAGAACTTGCTTTCATAAAGCATCTAGTTTTGTCCAACAACCCTTTAGGGGGTGATCTCTCAGGAGTCAAGTGGGAAAATTTCCTAAACACAGAAACATTAGATCTTTCTAACATAGGTTTGGAAGGGCGTGTCCCAGAGTCcatggaaaaaatgaaaaggctTAGATTTCTGGACCTCAGCAACAATTATCTCTCTGGAAACGTTTCAAGAAGTTTGGAAAATCTGACATGTCTTGGAACTCTTCATGTAAATGGAAACAACTTGACTGGGAGACTTGACTTCTCAGAGAGGTTTTACATGAAAATGGGAATGCGCTTTGCTGCATGGAATAATGCAAATCTATGTTACATTGTCAAATCAAACCACCAAGTGCCTTATGGAGTAAAACCTTGTGTGCAGAACATTACTATATCTGAAGGGTTTTCAACTGTCAAAATAACTGAAGGGAATCACGAAGATTCCTCTGTAGTGGCCTCTTTGGGAGGCTCAGGTTTTTATGGACTTTGGTGGGTTTTCACTGTAAATTCAGTTCTTAATGTTTTCCTGTGGAACATGTTATCTTAG